In the Prionailurus viverrinus isolate Anna chromosome A3, UM_Priviv_1.0, whole genome shotgun sequence genome, AGACAATTTCAGAAGCAGAGACTTTAAGTAATTATAAAGATAATGTACAGATGCAGTTATTACATGATATAGTTCCAGAAATAGATAATGCTATAATGAAGAACCCAATGGAAGAAAACACCAAAATGTCTGTGATAAATGATCAAAATAGCAGTCAGAAGCCATTTGACCAAAATGCTGAAGCAGCCTTTATTGCCATTTTTGATGGCTCTACTCAGAAATGTAGTGGACAGTTCAGCCAAGATCTGTCAGATGCTTTTTTGAACACAAGTAATACTACCTTTGGAAAGAAAAGCgctttgaaaaaggagaaaatcattACTAATGAAACTCTGGTCACTGAAAAACTGCCAGATAAAACCCCAGGATCACTTTCTTGTCAAGTAGATACTCTTGGAATGACAAATCCATGTGTGACTTCTTACACTGAGAAGCCAGAAGCTTTTAATAAACACCTTGATGCATTTCCTACCAGTGATTTTGAGGATGATTGGGAAAACTTACTAAATAATGAACCTTTTGTTATGCAAAATGTCAAAATGTATGAACTTTCCCCAGCTCCTAAAACAGCCCAGATTGCTGATCAAAAGAGTATTTGTAACTTTAACAATAAGTGTGATAAACATAAGTCAAGAATGAATACAAACCTAGGTGCCAAGTTAAGGGATTCAAAAATTGTACAAGATCTCCCTTCAAAGACACATAACAAGGAATTAATAGATTCtggaaaatacagtttttcaCTAAATCCAAATGATGAACCAAACAAATTGCCATCCAGTGGATATATAATGAAACTTGAGAAATCTTTCAATAAAATTGTTCAAGACTGTTCAGTTGCATCTAATCTGACAAAAGTAAAAGAAGATATGCATACTAAATTTACTTCTAATgtaaatacttttgaaaagtCTACTTTGAACACAGGATATTCTAATGAACAAGAAAATAAGTCCATTTTTAATCAGTCTTTTAAAGCACCTGCTAATATAAATCCTTTTGGCTCTGCAACTTTGGGCAATGAAACCAGTGTTTATAATACAAATCAGACTAATGCATCAAAGTTAGGTTCTTTCTTTGATGACTGGAATGATCCATCATTTGCCAATGAAATTGTTAAAGCATGCCATCAATTAGAGAATACCTGGGAAGCAGATGATGTAGATG is a window encoding:
- the ETAA1 gene encoding ewing's tumor-associated antigen 1 isoform X4; its protein translation is MLGMWIGASAIPCTPSVAKGKSRAKISCTKLKTQNQEEELMKLAKQFDKNMEELDVIQEQKKRNHDFIQTISEAETLSNYKDNVQMQLLHDIVPEIDNAIMKNPMEENTKMSVINDQNSSQKPFDQNAEAAFIAIFDGSTQKCSGQFSQDLSDAFLNTSNTTFGKKSALKKEKIITNETLVTEKLPDKTPGSLSCQVDTLGMTNPCVTSYTEKPEAFNKHLDAFPTSDFEDDWENLLNNEPFVMQNVKMYELSPAPKTAQIADQKSICNFNNKCDKHKSRMNTNLGAKLRDSKIVQDLPSKTHNKELIDSGKYSFSLNPNDEPNKLPSSGYIMKLEKSFNKIVQDCSVASNLTKVKEDMHTKFTSNVNTFEKSTLNTGYSNEQENKSIFNQSFKAPANINPFGSATLGNETSVYNTNQTNASKLGSFFDDWNDPSFANEIVKACHQLENTWEADDVDDDLLYQACDDIERLTQQQDIRKGSKIPESTLEINNSSKHGAKNIFTTSKQESQLVQSKHLNLSSTSGHTSFTNSSQLNKPVKMDKREICGNSPSFLGATTNLTIYSKKSNCHINNLHFSWNNTDVPIQVKSPQSVLTGSSSLNVSSDYRNTETATYKKKLSTQHLCHRSTRDGDQSGLNRTVRFPKYTFTKMKNSQILSQFNQNCLPGSISDTKITQGLEKNKTPVHSFCGRAIQQQCLVKRSESLKQPSKEEEEKNKKYSPEEIQRKRQEALVRRMAKAQASSVKAAPT